TCCAAAGTTGCTCCCATAATAATCCCCATTTGTACATCACCCATGATAAGTCCGGCGAGTGTACATGTTACCAGTGGTCTTGATAGCATCGATGAACCAAATAAATACTCTCCATTTGCAAGCATTGCTGCAAGTGCAAGCAAAATCGCTGTTCCAAACTGTTCCATAATTTATCCCTTCTTTCGTCTTTTATGCTTCAAAGGTTACTTTTTTCTCGTTAGGCACTTGTTGCATAAATACATCTACCTTTTCTTTTTGAAGTTCTTTTAACTTCGCTACTTCTTCAGGTGTTAAATTGATTGCTTTGGAAAAATTGGCTGTTCCTTCTCTTTGCTTTGTTCCGCCTAGATTTAACATCGGGATTTTACCATTCGTGCCATGGATTAATTTGTAAGCGTCTTCAACCGATTCAACAACAATAAGCATGTTGTATTTGTCGGTGACGCCGGAATTAATTGCTTCGATGCTTTCATCGATACTTTTCATGACTAGTTTTGCCGCCTCGGGTTTAGCGAGACGTATTGCCGACTTACGGAAATCGTCCGCCGCTACCCCATCATTTGCCACTAAAATTGTATTTACATCTAAAGCATTAAACCAAGATACAGCTACTTGTCCATGTAGTAAACGATGGTCTACTCTTAGAAATTGAATCATTTTTTCTTCCTCCTTCGTATTAGTTAAAATCAACTACATATTTGGTCGACTCAGCATCTTCATAATGATATTGGATGGCAATTGGCATCTCGTTTTCTGCATAAAAGACACTACTCAATTTGAAAACAGGATCATTTTCGTCTACATGCATATTTTTGATTTGCTCATTCCCAGCTAAAATAAGTTGAAGTTCCTGCTCAAGCTCAAATAATTTATATTTACCTGAATTAACAAGCTCAATAATATTAATAATTTGAAAATCCTTTGCTTGTAAATCAGGGTATAAACTTAGTGGTAAAATTAAGCGATCTAGTGTGACACCATGCTCACTTTTTTGGACAAACTTGATAGAATACACAAGTTCATTCTCTTTTATACCAAACTTCTCTGCGTAAAATTTCCCAGCTTTACGGATGTAAAAGTCTTTAATGTCTTTTTTCAGATTTTCATTGGTATCGGTTTTCATAACACCTGTCATTTCTAAAATGTTCTGAGCTGTTAGTTTTGGTTGGACGTATAGCCCAACACCGTTTTTACGAACAACTAAACCTTCTTCGACTAATAAATCTACCGCGCGGCGAATCGTTGTCCGACTACTAGAAAAAATTTCTTGCAAGGCTGTTTCGTTCGGCATTAGCATTCCCGGCTTATATTCATCGCGATTAATACTATCTTTTATTTCTGAAGCTATTACTTCAAAAAGTGGCTTTTTAGCTCCCATTTCACTCATCCTCCAAGTAATCAAAGATGTTTTTCGCATTGATTTTGTATTTAATTTGATTACCAATTAGATATTGTTTACTGTACTCAAAAGGTTCATCATTTTGATCAAATGCTTTACTCACTACTTCAAAAAGTGGCGTGTGTAGTGGTACCTTTAACGCTTCTGCTAGCTTTTCATTCGCTGATACATAGCGCAATTCTTCGCGCCCGTAGGTAGGTTTAATAGCAAACTGCTTTTCTAACACATTGTATAGCGAGGAATTATTTAAATCGATTTTCTCAATACCAGCAAATCTCGCGCTATCAATAAAAGATATTTCATAAGAAAACGGCTTATTATCAACTATTCTTCGACGAACTAATTTAAACACCGGCTTATCTTCGCTTAAGTTTAAAAAGTGATTCACCTCGTCTTTGCCAGCTACTAT
The sequence above is drawn from the Listeria monocytogenes genome and encodes:
- a CDS encoding PTS sugar transporter subunit IIB, which translates into the protein MIQFLRVDHRLLHGQVAVSWFNALDVNTILVANDGVAADDFRKSAIRLAKPEAAKLVMKSIDESIEAINSGVTDKYNMLIVVESVEDAYKLIHGTNGKIPMLNLGGTKQREGTANFSKAINLTPEEVAKLKELQKEKVDVFMQQVPNEKKVTFEA
- a CDS encoding GntR family transcriptional regulator, translating into MGAKKPLFEVIASEIKDSINRDEYKPGMLMPNETALQEIFSSSRTTIRRAVDLLVEEGLVVRKNGVGLYVQPKLTAQNILEMTGVMKTDTNENLKKDIKDFYIRKAGKFYAEKFGIKENELVYSIKFVQKSEHGVTLDRLILPLSLYPDLQAKDFQIINIIELVNSGKYKLFELEQELQLILAGNEQIKNMHVDENDPVFKLSSVFYAENEMPIAIQYHYEDAESTKYVVDFN
- a CDS encoding GntR family transcriptional regulator, whose translation is MEYKDLSPAVQSEEQLRQLIQEKVAAGETSFPSERALENELGVSRTTLRRSLDTLEKEAVIQKRNRKGIEINQKQTINILQMNSMSSQLPGEQKVEVMSQEIVAGKDEVNHFLNLSEDKPVFKLVRRRIVDNKPFSYEISFIDSARFAGIEKIDLNNSSLYNVLEKQFAIKPTYGREELRYVSANEKLAEALKVPLHTPLFEVVSKAFDQNDEPFEYSKQYLIGNQIKYKINAKNIFDYLEDE